Proteins co-encoded in one Gracilimonas sp. genomic window:
- a CDS encoding sulfotransferase, translating into MAVLKKVGEQITALSDALGFERRDLRADLGMPWDYVKSKIMNSHFKWDYNEIERYCMFIGYPRSGHTLVGSLLDAHPDVVISHELDALRYLRAGFSREQIFSLILHKDKVFTGKGREWTGYDYAIEGLWQGRYRNLKVIGDKKGGGSSRHLQAKPDIIEKLRKEVQLPLKLIHIVRHPLDNIATHKRKWSVQPSLQEAIDSYFKRVEANAKLKSEVAEDEWCELTHEEFISDSEKTLRTLVEFLEVEPYEDYIKAAAAKVFDSPSKSRTKIEWPQEMIDQVAERSQKYDFLKDYEFTV; encoded by the coding sequence ATGGCGGTACTCAAAAAAGTTGGTGAACAAATAACCGCTTTGTCAGATGCGCTTGGGTTCGAACGCAGAGATCTCCGTGCAGATCTTGGGATGCCCTGGGATTACGTGAAAAGTAAAATCATGAACTCACACTTCAAGTGGGATTACAATGAGATTGAGCGCTACTGCATGTTTATTGGCTATCCGCGAAGCGGGCACACGCTGGTGGGTTCTTTGTTAGATGCTCACCCCGATGTGGTTATTTCGCATGAATTGGATGCGCTGCGATACCTGAGAGCCGGATTCAGCCGCGAGCAAATTTTCAGCCTGATTCTTCATAAAGACAAAGTGTTTACCGGAAAAGGGCGCGAATGGACCGGGTACGATTATGCCATCGAAGGACTGTGGCAAGGGCGCTACCGAAATCTGAAGGTAATTGGGGATAAAAAAGGCGGAGGTTCATCCCGCCATCTGCAGGCCAAGCCGGATATTATTGAGAAGCTCAGAAAAGAGGTTCAGCTTCCGCTAAAACTGATTCATATTGTACGCCATCCTTTGGATAACATCGCCACGCACAAGAGAAAATGGTCGGTACAGCCAAGCCTGCAAGAGGCGATCGACAGTTACTTTAAGAGGGTAGAGGCGAACGCCAAACTCAAATCAGAAGTAGCTGAAGATGAGTGGTGTGAGCTTACCCACGAAGAGTTTATTTCAGATTCAGAGAAGACGCTTCGTACACTTGTAGAGTTTTTAGAGGTTGAGCCGTATGAGGATTACATCAAGGCGGCCGCTGCCAAGGTATTTGATTCTCCTTCCAAGAGCCGTACCAAGATTGAATGGCCGCAGGAGATGATCGATCAGGTGGCAGAGCGAAGTCAGAAGTATGACTTCCTGAAGGATTACGAGTTTACCGTATAA